In the bacterium genome, one interval contains:
- a CDS encoding AarF/ABC1/UbiB kinase family protein — protein MREVLKLTNMENETGNVGEQVQIELPSWLSLIDATVDAIERTAWDLRGIATSTAEQASELWEDLGRDWQRLEGDVRELGSELASWPSRIERLGTTGWMLGRMAASYRLHPTRAAFLTEQAARASLEKIHARNARRFAATSARQGGGVLKVGQLLSTRPDLLPGSWIAELSKLQDAAPAVAFPAVRQRVEEDLGAPLEDLFRDFEVTPVAAASIGQVHRAITHDGVTVAVKVMRPDIHRWIELDLDLMELFLESVKAMFPPADYPTIVAELRSMLRQELNYRAEVSMMERLANFFEDRDDIAVPRSLPELCGRNVLVSQFIEGRKITVVLDELLEQRDAGDATAGGRLDGILSLLLEAYVRQILVAGVFQADPHPGNFLVTDDDRLVLLDFGCTRTLEAPVRDAYLGLLGSFLAGDSARVAEILNELGFATRSGAPETLHAFAELLLSEFREAMNPEEGSAGLDPQAAVARASEAMARSHEDPVIRIPPEFVMLARVLLSLSGLFQHYQPSIDYTRPITTVLFGRPA, from the coding sequence ATGAGAGAGGTTCTGAAACTGACTAACATGGAAAACGAGACCGGGAATGTCGGGGAACAGGTACAGATCGAGCTTCCGTCGTGGCTCTCGCTGATCGACGCCACCGTCGACGCGATCGAGCGAACGGCCTGGGATCTGCGCGGTATTGCGACTTCTACGGCCGAGCAGGCGAGCGAGCTATGGGAAGACCTCGGCCGGGACTGGCAAAGGCTGGAAGGGGATGTGCGCGAGCTGGGCAGTGAACTCGCCAGCTGGCCGAGTCGGATCGAGCGCCTGGGCACGACCGGCTGGATGCTAGGCCGGATGGCTGCGAGCTATCGGCTGCATCCGACCCGCGCGGCCTTCCTTACCGAGCAGGCAGCGCGTGCCTCGCTCGAGAAGATTCACGCACGCAACGCCCGGCGTTTCGCCGCGACCAGCGCCCGGCAGGGCGGCGGTGTGTTGAAGGTAGGCCAGTTGCTCTCGACCCGGCCCGACCTGCTTCCCGGGTCGTGGATCGCAGAACTTTCGAAGTTACAGGACGCCGCTCCGGCTGTAGCCTTTCCGGCCGTTCGCCAGCGCGTCGAGGAAGATCTGGGCGCGCCGCTCGAAGACCTGTTTCGCGATTTCGAAGTCACACCCGTCGCGGCCGCGAGCATCGGCCAGGTTCACCGAGCGATCACGCACGACGGTGTCACCGTGGCTGTGAAGGTCATGCGACCCGACATCCATCGCTGGATAGAGCTCGATCTCGACTTGATGGAACTGTTTCTGGAATCGGTGAAGGCGATGTTCCCGCCGGCCGACTATCCGACCATCGTGGCCGAGTTGCGATCGATGCTTCGTCAGGAGCTGAACTACCGCGCCGAGGTCTCGATGATGGAGCGACTCGCGAATTTCTTTGAAGACCGCGACGACATCGCGGTTCCGCGTTCGCTCCCCGAACTCTGCGGGCGCAACGTGCTCGTGAGTCAGTTCATCGAGGGGCGCAAGATCACCGTGGTGCTCGACGAGCTGCTGGAGCAGCGCGATGCCGGAGATGCGACCGCAGGGGGCCGGCTCGATGGAATCCTGTCCTTGCTCCTGGAAGCCTATGTGCGCCAGATCCTGGTCGCGGGTGTCTTCCAGGCGGATCCCCATCCCGGAAACTTCCTGGTTACCGACGACGATCGACTGGTGCTGCTCGACTTCGGTTGCACGCGAACCCTGGAAGCGCCGGTGCGCGATGCCTATCTCGGCTTGCTGGGATCCTTCCTCGCGGGAGACAGCGCACGCGTGGCCGAAATACTGAATGAACTCGGCTTTGCCACACGAAGCGGCGCGCCGGAAACCCTCCACGCCTTCGCCGAGCTATTGCTGAGCGAATTCCGCGAAGCGATGAATCCGGAAGAGGGCTCGGCCGGCCTGGACCCACAGGCCGCGGTAGCGCGCGCCAGCGAAGCGATGGCCCGTTCGCACGAAGACCCCGTGATCCGCATACCCCCCGAGTTCGTGATGCTCGCCCG